A genome region from Anastrepha obliqua isolate idAnaObli1 chromosome 4, idAnaObli1_1.0, whole genome shotgun sequence includes the following:
- the LOC129245218 gene encoding E3 ubiquitin-protein ligase MYLIP, whose amino-acid sequence MWCIVNLPNGTQLAVKWDTKAIGQECLEKVCKALDIVCEMEYFGLEYWTPNQEESRTRQWINLRNRLSCDNSSSSIHLMLALRVKFWVPVHCLLQESVRNIFYMQARSDLLEKRLQAHDWNNAAKLSALLCQADGIRFNPLSLRAKCPTPVRRGSGGDGAQQQLSHKERKDKEHVLSFKKRRLSKQKSTENIENSHLPTIVTDEGTTALSANMKCGGNVVHTSSQSATTASTHSASDDDVAEDKVSTSPLSIYQNYIVYPICAEDGGDIDMPEDFYHCIAVEHGKLATLKMTPKSAKYWLLKQIQDLEGYGEEVFSGVTAHENSARCDVAVGANAITTCVGDEKNVIPFSAIASAKSFRRTFKLEYVGDCNDRRELEIKLPKHAMAAGLYRSITERHAFYVCDKVRGVVTNQFTRDLKGTIASMFKEDTELGKRYVFDIQRTCREVHDQARRILHEKGIEALNSSAVGNEDLYESMLNGGKQPLSASRQEQRLSEKELDFDDICAVTDKLDLALREKEKRDAAIARCVEARVSEAMTCKICMDREINTMFNPCSHVTTCAECAARCIHCPNCRVKVTSTTRIYLPPELRINSMSTPSATTSCVATH is encoded by the exons GTCTGCAAGGCACTCGACATCGTCTGCGAAATGGAATATTTCGGACTCGAGTATTGGACACCCAATCAAGAGGAATCGCGCACACGCCAATGGATCAATCTGCGCAATCGGCTGTCATgtgacaacagcagcagcagcatacaTCTAATGCTAGCGCTGCGCGTCAAATTCTGGGTGCCGGTGCACTGTTTGCTCCAAGAGAGTGTACGCAACATTTTTTACATGCAAGCGCGTTCCGATTTGCTGGAGAAACGTCTGCAAGCGCATGATTGGAATAATGCGGCCAAATTGTCAGCGCTACTCTGTCAAGCTGATGGTATCCGTTTCAATCCTTTATCGCTAAGAGCGAAATGTCCCACACCTGTGCGCCGGGGTAGCGGTGGTGATGGTGCTCAACAACAACTGTCGCACAAGGAGCGCAAGGACAAGGAACATGTGTTGTCTTTTAAGAAGCGACGCCTGTCGAAACAAAAGTCCAcagaaaacattgaaaattcaCATCTGCCTACCATTGTCACCGATGAAGGTACGACAGCTTTGTCTGCGAATATGAAATGTGGCGGCAACGTCGTCCACACATCGTCACAATCAGCCACAACAGCATCAACGCATTCCGCGTCCGATGATGACGTTGCGGAAGACAAAGTGTCAACATCTCCGCtaagtatttatcaaaattatattGTCTATCCAATATGTGCCGAGGATGGTGGGGACATAGACATGCCGGAAGATTTCTACCATTGCATAGCGGTGGAGCATGGCAAGTTGGCAACACTGAAAATGACGCCGAAATCGGCAAAGTATTGGCTGTTAAAGCAAATTCAGGATCTCGAGGGTTACGGCGAGGAGGTGTTCAGTGGTGTTACGGCGCACGAGAATTCAGCTCGTTGTGATGTAGCTGTTGGCGCCAATGCGATCACGACTTGCGTGGGAGACGAAAAGAATGT CATCCCGTTCAGCGCAATCGCTTCAGCCAAGTCATTCCGTCGCACCTTCAAGCTGGAATATGTCGGCGATTGCAATGATCGTCGCGAACTCGAAATCAAGTTGCCAAAACATGCCATGGCTGCTGGCCTTTACCGCTCCATAACTGAGCGACATGCCTTCTATGTCTGTGATAAGGTACGCGGTGTGGTCACCAATCAATTTACACGCGATCTCAAAGGCACAATCGCCTCGATGTTTAAAGAGGACACCGAATTGGGGAAACGTTACGTTTTCGATATTCAACGCACTTGTCGCGAAGTGCACGATCAGGCGCGTCGTATACTGCACGAAAAGGGTATCGAAGCGTTAAATAGCAGCGCTGTGGGAAATGAAGATCTCTACGAAAGTATGCTCAACGGTGGCAAGCAGCCACTGAGTGCGAGTAGGCAGGAGCAGCGACTTAGCGAGAAAGAATTGGATTTCGATGATATCTGTGCGGTCACGGATAAATTAGATTTGGCGCTGCGTGAAAAGGAGAAACGCGATGCGGCTATTGCACGTTGTGTGGAAGCGCGTGTTTCGGAAGCGATGACCTGTAAAATCTGCATGGATCGTGAAATCAATACGATGTTCAATCCCTGCTCGCATGTAACCACCTGTGCAGAATGTGCTGCGAG ATGCATCCACTGTCCAAACTGCCGTGTAAAAGTTACAAGTACAACGCGTATTTATCTCCCACCTGAGTTGCGAATAAACTCAATGTCGACACCATCCGCCACCACAAGTTGTGTCGCTACTCATTAG